GAAACGTTAGATTTACAGCATAGCTTGGACTCCGTAAATCCTTCGCCTCCACTCCTGATGCACGACTCGAGAAACGAAGAGTCAATAATAAGACAATCGCCAAATGACATCAAAAGCACCCCTACGCCAATAACATCGAGAAAAGCGACACCGCTGCTCATAAGTACAAAGCAATACGTCGTGTTATGGTTTTGTGGAATAATCCATGGACTGAGCATCGGAACATTATTGGCGCTCTTTCTTTGGGTCTTTAGTACACCAGTTTTGTTATGTCGTTGGTCAGGAGTGTCACCAGACCCGTTTGTGGCTCTCATACTTGTTTTCTATGCTGTCGGCGTGGTCATATCAGCGTTTCAACCGCCATCTTGGGAGAAAGTAAAGAGCAATAAAGCACCGCACACAACAAAATTGGCAAGACATGTAAGCTACATAGCCGCCTAACTTTTgattaaattgtaataattgaCGGTGTGTAAAATAAACGGTCGTGCCTAAGTTACACCTACCTTGCAAAATAAGCTGTATTATTTTAATGCTGTTTATAATTTAGAGTTAAATATCTTAGGTCGGTTTCTAATTTTCCTCTTTTCCATGCCTTCAGGTGACTTGGAAGATGGTGTTTCAGACGGTTATAATAACGATAATCGTTGGTGCAGCCGCAACTTCAGTATATTTTCTTGTGGGAGGGACGACTTCGTCATTGAGACTTGCGGGAGCCAGCATGCTCTGTGTTATTTTGCCTTTTATGCTTACCACCAACTTCCACGCAGTTACAATCATCGCCAAATTTACTGCTCAGGCAACAAGCACGTGCTTAACAATACTGCCAGGCGCAGTTGCTTTCACAGGCGCTTGcgctttcttttgtttttatctattCTATGTTATGTTCATCAACCCCCAAATCCTTTCGGTATTCCTCGGAAGAATGGATATCATTTTATCAACCCAACTTGCCATCGCCTCCTTATCATTGTTCGCATTCTTGCTCACTGGGTGGTCACTGAAAGAAATCAAAGACAACAAAGAGGAACCCAGCAACCTAAAGGGCCCGTCGTCCTGCATTGGATGTGTCCAGCGCAAAATCGAGCCTTACAAACGGCCTGTAACCCTCAGTTTCTTGACAATATTTTGCTTAGCTGTGGGACTCGTCGTGGGACCAACTTATACCCCTAATCAATGCTTTACAACACACAAGGAGCCGCTATCTGAAATTCTCAACTACGCTAAAAGCCGTGAAATTAGTTTCAACTCAAGAACTTTCTCCGTGTTATCATGGAACGTATTGCTTGGCCACGACATGAACGGAAGAGACAATTTACCATGCTTACGGGAAACACTCAAGCATGTCAAGGCAGACCTGATTGGTTTTCAGGAGTCAGATGCCCTGCCACCATTTTGGGGAGGGAAAGATATACTGGGATATTTGGAGGGCTTTTCGAGGGGAGCTTTGACATCTTACCACGGTGTTCCTCCTTTGGACTCCAATTTAGGAGTCGGAATTTTAACCGAGATGAATGTAACTTATCACGAAGCTAATATTCTTCCCGAAGACGATGCGGGGAGATTGCCTCATTATTCAGTGGTTCAGGTGGATGTACGTGTCGAAAGCAAAACGGTCCACGTTTTTAATATTCACGCCGTGTTTAAG
Above is a window of Clavelina lepadiformis chromosome 8, kaClaLepa1.1, whole genome shotgun sequence DNA encoding:
- the LOC143469291 gene encoding uncharacterized protein LOC143469291 yields the protein MEAKPKNRSVLSEFCNAVGKILIILTSWTILSSFIEANWWHFTDPANTGINIPAAAGLLITFLLSPFLLFSKAVREVQLPPAPALVFTMFSPFILFFASLPWLTTSPAARTGLLAVGVFIMPLVVCWLLLTQPESCMIRRSTNCCCCYASSEPLDFGNNKTRSLGSAAYLQADSNNDLMNSERVSFSHPGVEFLIAVSLSMTIRWCASTVNLLYETWEASLVLLLCVFSYAVIRFAMELTKKKYLESSASRKSTASTVVSVDCSPEPCLVVNEVNVTVISHQDETETLDLQHSLDSVNPSPPLLMHDSRNEESIIRQSPNDIKSTPTPITSRKATPLLISTKQYVVLWFCGIIHGLSIGTLLALFLWVFSTPVLLCRWSGVSPDPFVALILVFYAVGVVISAFQPPSWEKVKSNKAPHTTKLARHVTWKMVFQTVIITIIVGAAATSVYFLVGGTTSSLRLAGASMLCVILPFMLTTNFHAVTIIAKFTAQATSTCLTILPGAVAFTGACAFFCFYLFYVMFINPQILSVFLGRMDIILSTQLAIASLSLFAFLLTGWSLKEIKDNKEEPSNLKGPSSCIGCVQRKIEPYKRPVTLSFLTIFCLAVGLVVGPTYTPNQCFTTHKEPLSEILNYAKSREISFNSRTFSVLSWNVLLGHDMNGRDNLPCLRETLKHVKADLIGFQESDALPPFWGGKDILGYLEGFSRGALTSYHGVPPLDSNLGVGILTEMNVTYHEANILPEDDAGRLPHYSVVQVDVRVESKTVHVFNIHAVFKNWTANDDNPSPFANVSRKHMEFVAEKVNTLNASDPVIVMGDFNLNPFESELEIMRETLGLKCALHFNSSMDHPSTLRNRRAIVDHIFYRGLNVIASKTLTETRNISDHSPVLAYFELPT